Proteins found in one Choristoneura fumiferana chromosome 16, NRCan_CFum_1, whole genome shotgun sequence genomic segment:
- the Ttc7 gene encoding tetratricopeptide repeat domain 7, protein MTSRSKNAVRSYETEIEKSREESNWKKVVELAQQLKTRSPQHESLAHFLIGEGKLEAYLEEWAPNKENIERAQRELSEARGYLTLATDEAGKKAGVALDAHLLLGKLNYACGAYDDSLKNYKLAELNTLTEKELPIRSLRIVAESYAIKGLCLEQSALPGSSRYKQAERENEMIRSFELASELTLLYLQRGGSCASAGPAMELALQRVPLLHMRAQRLHSAVDRYRSMLCAVEAASTQALRLALARQLAELLMRGLTGQVYKPPEVPPVAVSAGGTLRRRDDYASDGPWKPKRYAAINQFVPRSEYEEIILLLLVGEAMAVRDAVLSQSAEFEAARAHALANAVAVADLLVVCVARWGQLCLVLESLERAMKFSFGCAHVWRQRALATAAAAPRPPVALCHAPQPVQPGSSAWTAGVKAHAVLKRAAPLVPHDAALRLLGADTCYRNGWIEDGLELAEQALAIEEERNGPLIARCCLYTGIGYQMSAQKTNSRVDKDAANDKCLKLLLRSVTLDDNDHLAFYHLALAYMQQGRLNDAMDATRACLAAAAESSGGLRLATVLWSAAAAGPRGARALAAARLARARYPEALWPLWALAALQLVWESGEASLATGKELLTLLNSAEAEAEAEAERHGYAELDALSDSGHTDLQSVTHAPSGRTESAGAYRVERALSEGASSASGARQRARAPLAQPRAQAWLLLADLCLRLGRVAAAAGCVAEAATLTPHSHLVLYTRGMVHETSGEWEEARQCFQNALALHPTHLDSIVHLGAAYYNLGWLRLAEKTLREAVALEPARADTWRRLALVLAALGDPAAAADTAAAALALHPLAHLPL, encoded by the exons ATGACCTCGAGGAGTAAGAATGCAGTGCGGAGTTACGAAACAGAGATCGAGAAGAGTCGCGAGGAGTCTAACTGGAAGAAGGTGGTGGAACTTGCCCAACAGCTGAAGACTCGGTCACCGCAGCACG AAAGCCTTGCACACTTTCTTATTGGGGAAGGAAAACTCGAAGCATACCTCGAAGAATGGGCACCAAACAAGGAGAACATAGAACGAGCTCAGAGAGAGTTGTCAGAAGCACGAGGCTACCTTACACTCGCTACCGACGAGGCAGGCAAGAAGGCAGGGGTGGCATTGGATGCACACCTGTTACTTGGCAAGCTGAATTATGCCTGTGGGGCTTATGATGATTCCTTGAAGAACTATAAACTTGCAGAGCTAAATACACTGACGGAAAAGGAGTTACCCAT CCGCAGCCTGCGCATCGTAGCGGAGTCGTACGCCATCAAGGGACTCTGTTTGGAACAGAGCGCGCTGCCCGGCAGCAGTCGGTACAAGCAAGCCGAGCGGGAGAATGAAATG ATCCGGAGCTTCGAGTTGGCGTCCGAGCTGACGCTACTTTACCTGCAGCGCGGCGGCAGCTGCGCGAGCGCCGGCCCCGCCATGGAGCTGGCGCTGCAGCGAGTGCCGCTGCTGCACATGCGCGCGCAGCGGCTGCACAGCGCCGTCGACAG GTACCGGTCGATGCTGTGCGCGGTGGAGGCGGCGTCCACgcaggcgctgcggctggcGCTGGCGCGGCAGCTGGCCGAGCTGCTCATGAGGGGGCTCACGGGACAG GTGTACAAGCCGCCTGAGGTACCCCCGGTGGCGGTGAGCGCAGGCGGCACGCTGCGGCGCCGCGACGACTATGCTAGCGACGGGCCTTGGAAGCCCAAGCGGTATGCTGCCATCAACCAG TTTGTGCCCCGCAGCGAATACGAGGAGATAATCCTGTTGCTTTTGGTGGGCGAAGCGATGGCCGTGCGCGACGCCGTGCTGTCGCAGAGCGCAGAGTTCGAGGCGGCGCGTGCGCACGCGCTGGCTAACGCTGTGGCTGTGGCCGACTTGCTGGTTGTGTGTGTGGCGCGCTGGGGGCAGCTGTGTCTCGTGCTAGAG TCCCTGGAGCGCGCCATGAAGTTCTCATTCGGGTGCGCGCACGTGTGGCGGCAGAGGGCGCTGGCcacggccgccgccgccccgcgcCCGCCCGTCGCGCTCTGCCACGCGCCGCAGCCCGTACAGCCCG GCAGCAGCGCGTGGACGGCGGGGGTGAAAGCGCACGCGGTGCTGAAGAGAGCGGCTCCGCTGGTGCCACACGACGCCGCTTTGAGGCTGCTGGGAGCCGACACTTGCTACAGGAACGGATGG ATAGAAGACGGCTTAGAGTTAGCAGAACAAGCTCTGGCGATAGAAGAGGAACGGAATGGCCCCCTAATAGCCCGTTGCTGTCTGTACACTGGCATCGGTTACCAAATGAGTGCACAG aaAACGAACTCTCGCGTGGACAAAGACGCGGCGAACGACAAGTGCCTGAAGCTGTTGCTGCGGTCCGTGACCCTGGACGATAACGACCACCTCGCCTTCTACCACTTGGCGCTCGCCTACATGCAACAGGGACGCCTCAATGACGCCATG gACGCGACACGCGCGTGCCTAGCTGCGGCGGCGGAGAGCAGCGGCGGGCTGCGGCTGGCGACCGTGCTgtggtcggcggcggcggccgggccgcggggcgcgcgcgcgctggcgGCGGCCCGGCTGGCGCGCGCGCGCTACCCCGAGGCGCTGTGGCCGCTGTGGGCGCTCGCCGCGCTGCAGCTCGTGTGGGAGAGCGGGGAG GCGTCACTAGCGACGGGTAAAGAGTTGCTGACGCTACTGAACAgcgcggaggcggaggcggaggcggaggcggagcggcACGGATACGCGGAGCTCGACGCGCTCTCCGACTCCGGACACACCGACCTGCAGAGCGTGACGCATGCGC CGTCGGGGCGCACGGAGTCAGCGGGCGCGTACCGCGTGGAGCGCGCACTGTCAGAGGGCGCGTCGTCCGCGTCGGGCGCCCGCCagcgtgcgcgtgcgccgctCGCGCAGCCGCGCGCGCAGGCCTGGCTGCTGCTCGCTGACCTCTGCCTCAG GCTAGGCcgcgtggcggcggcggcgggctgcGTGGCGGAAGCGGCCACACTCACGCCGCACAGCCATCTTGTACTCTACACG CGCGGTATGGTGCACGAGACGAGCGGCGAGTGGGAGGAGGCGCGGCAGTGCTTCCAGAACGCGTTGGCGCTGCACCCCACGCATCTGGACTCCATCGTGCATCTAG